A genomic segment from Arcobacter acticola encodes:
- a CDS encoding DnaJ domain-containing protein — protein MEYEEFEKAVDMFGILTRVSKKDLKNKYLKLSKKFHPDMPEGSDEKFKELKKNYDLLCAYMDSYYFSFEKDEFKQQFPSFTNYKNWNK, from the coding sequence ATGGAATATGAAGAGTTTGAGAAAGCTGTTGATATGTTTGGAATATTAACAAGAGTTTCGAAAAAAGATTTAAAAAATAAATATTTAAAATTATCAAAGAAGTTTCATCCAGATATGCCAGAAGGTAGTGATGAAAAATTTAAAGAATTAAAGAAAAATTATGACTTGCTTTGCGCTTATATGGATTCTTATTATTTTTCTTTTGAGAAAGATGAATTTAAACAACAGTTTCCTTCTTTTACAAATTATAAAAACTGGAATAAATAG
- a CDS encoding J domain-containing protein — MYNNTAIYIFNRLVRLAIIFFILYLIFTNFGTFLMIIGVIFVIITFLIYNFKKKMQTNSFKFRFDSQNFQNGQNFNFNDFRNFNQSDFQGFANAPRVDEVAKAKEFFGFTHSPSKEEIKKRYKELARKYHPDINNGEDVKMKELNHYRDVLIKTVE, encoded by the coding sequence ATGTACAACAATACAGCTATTTATATTTTTAATAGATTGGTAAGATTAGCTATTATATTTTTTATTCTCTACTTAATTTTTACAAATTTTGGAACTTTTTTGATGATTATAGGAGTTATCTTTGTTATCATCACTTTTTTAATATATAATTTTAAAAAGAAAATGCAAACAAACAGTTTTAAATTTAGATTTGATAGTCAAAATTTTCAAAATGGACAAAATTTTAATTTTAATGATTTTAGAAACTTTAATCAATCAGATTTTCAAGGCTTTGCAAATGCACCAAGAGTTGATGAAGTAGCAAAAGCAAAAGAGTTTTTTGGATTTACTCACTCTCCTTCAAAAGAAGAAATAAAAAAAAGATATAAAGAGCTTGCTCGTAAATATCATCCAGATATAAATAATGGTGAAGATGTAAAAATGAAAGAATTAAATCATTATAGAGATGTTTTAATAAAAACTGTAGAATAA
- a CDS encoding DsbA family protein has translation MIYTLYHVHDPMCSWCYAFKPTLDELRKNLDSNIKIQHVVGGLAKHSDEIMPKDMQEKIQSIWHDIEKTVGTKFNHNFWKDCLPRRSTYLACQATMLARGENKEDEMIEAIQKAYYLNAQNPSDASTLINLAKQIGMDGKKFEEDLKSEKIEDDLHNELNLRRSLNVRAFPSLVLKYKKELYPINIKYNDYKSMLDQINNMVENSYF, from the coding sequence ATGATTTATACTTTATATCATGTTCATGACCCAATGTGTTCATGGTGTTATGCGTTTAAGCCTACTTTAGATGAATTAAGAAAAAATTTAGACTCTAATATAAAAATTCAACATGTGGTTGGAGGACTTGCAAAACATAGTGATGAGATAATGCCAAAAGATATGCAAGAAAAGATACAAAGTATTTGGCATGATATAGAAAAAACCGTAGGAACAAAATTTAATCATAATTTTTGGAAAGATTGTCTTCCAAGACGTTCAACATACCTTGCTTGTCAAGCAACAATGCTTGCTAGGGGCGAAAATAAAGAAGATGAAATGATAGAAGCTATTCAAAAAGCTTATTATTTAAATGCACAAAATCCAAGTGATGCATCTACTTTAATAAATCTTGCAAAACAAATTGGAATGGATGGAAAAAAATTTGAAGAAGATTTAAAATCAGAAAAAATTGAAGATGATTTACATAATGAACTAAACTTAAGACGCTCATTAAATGTAAGAGCTTTTCCATCATTAGTTTTAAAATACAAAAAAGAGTTATATCCTATAAATATAAAATATAATGATTATAAATCTATGTTAGACCAAATAAATAATATGGTAGAAAATAGCTATTTTTAA
- a CDS encoding glycoside hydrolase family 3 protein — MEKKILVFLVLVCSFCLNSFANESYTKEQIERMISKMVILGFTGETVNPNDEIYKNIKDGLGGVILFDKDPTDKTKIKNVRNKTQLKIFTASLQAISKQKLLISIDQEGGIVQRLKKEDGFVDIPKASSVALMGESFARNTYKSLAKDLKESGINNDFAPVVDLAINKQNKVIVTKGRSFGESSKDVIKYSSIFVEELKKQNVISVLKHFPGHGSSLSDSHLGFVDITNTWSEKELEPYRYFISNNKVDMIMTAHVFNEKLDDKYPATLSYNVNTKLLRYKLGFDGVLVSDDLQMYAISKHYDLKQTLTLAINSGVNMLLFANQTAKPIALKQIVDTIYSQILSEEISLEQIIKSNHKIDSMMARYKK, encoded by the coding sequence ATGGAAAAAAAAATTTTAGTTTTTCTTGTTTTAGTATGTTCTTTTTGTTTAAATTCATTTGCAAATGAATCCTATACAAAAGAACAAATTGAAAGAATGATCTCAAAGATGGTAATTTTAGGATTTACAGGTGAAACTGTAAATCCTAATGATGAAATATATAAAAATATTAAAGATGGTTTAGGTGGTGTTATTTTATTTGATAAAGACCCCACTGATAAAACAAAAATAAAGAATGTAAGAAATAAGACTCAGTTAAAAATATTTACTGCTTCTTTACAAGCAATATCAAAACAAAAACTTTTGATTTCTATTGACCAAGAGGGCGGAATAGTTCAAAGACTAAAAAAAGAAGATGGATTTGTAGATATTCCAAAAGCTAGTAGTGTCGCTTTAATGGGTGAAAGTTTTGCTAGAAATACATATAAATCTTTGGCAAAAGATTTAAAAGAATCAGGAATTAACAATGATTTTGCACCTGTTGTTGATTTAGCAATAAATAAACAAAATAAAGTAATAGTTACAAAAGGCCGTTCATTTGGTGAATCATCAAAGGATGTTATAAAATACTCTTCAATTTTTGTTGAAGAATTAAAGAAACAAAATGTTATTTCTGTTTTAAAACATTTTCCTGGACATGGGTCATCACTTAGTGATTCTCATCTTGGATTTGTTGATATTACAAATACATGGAGTGAAAAAGAGTTAGAGCCTTATAGATATTTTATTAGCAATAATAAAGTTGATATGATTATGACAGCTCATGTTTTTAATGAAAAGTTAGATGATAAATATCCAGCAACACTATCTTATAATGTAAATACAAAGCTGTTAAGATATAAACTAGGTTTTGATGGTGTATTAGTTAGTGATGATTTACAAATGTATGCTATTTCAAAACATTATGATTTAAAACAGACTTTAACTTTGGCTATTAATTCAGGTGTAAATATGCTTTTATTTGCAAATCAAACAGCAAAGCCAATAGCTTTAAAACAAATAGTTGATACAATTTATTCACAGATTTTAAGTGAAGAAATTTCATTAGAGCAAATCATAAAATCAAATCATAAAATTGATAGTATGATGGCTAGATACAAAAAATAA
- a CDS encoding AI-2E family transporter, protein MDSINLKNYFFYFASFVVIIAGVKMASQVVVILFLAIFISSIFSTLLKVLQKKHIPRLFSYFIILLIVSGIGVMLAYVINISLNDFLTNLPTYEEKLKNTILNLLHFAQDSGIQIDKAKIMGALNFNSFFGFTTNIIGSIGTFLSKFLLVVIGVAFILAESKSFQTKLRVIFRNNAKKLEHFNLFSFNIQKYFVVKSFTSFLTGFIITIVLTLFGVDYPVLWGVIAMLFNFVPVVGSIIASIPAVLLTFMNLDINTTIWVIVLYVIINISISNILEPKLMGKELGLSPLVIFFSLIFWGYILGIVGMFLAVPITMTLKIAFDSNTSTHWLGILMSDLSRKKLKARKEQKTSDLI, encoded by the coding sequence ATGGATTCAATAAATTTAAAGAATTATTTCTTTTATTTTGCAAGTTTTGTTGTAATAATAGCAGGGGTAAAAATGGCAAGCCAAGTGGTTGTAATACTCTTTTTGGCTATATTTATTTCATCTATTTTTTCTACACTTTTAAAAGTTTTACAAAAAAAACACATTCCTAGACTTTTTTCATATTTTATAATATTACTGATAGTTTCTGGGATCGGGGTGATGTTAGCTTATGTTATAAATATTTCATTAAATGATTTTTTAACAAATTTACCTACATATGAAGAGAAGTTAAAGAATACCATTTTAAATCTACTTCATTTTGCCCAAGACTCAGGTATTCAAATAGATAAAGCCAAAATTATGGGAGCATTAAATTTCAATTCTTTTTTTGGTTTTACAACAAATATTATAGGAAGTATTGGAACATTTTTATCAAAATTCTTACTTGTGGTAATTGGAGTTGCGTTTATACTTGCAGAATCAAAATCTTTCCAAACAAAATTAAGAGTTATATTTAGAAACAATGCAAAAAAATTAGAACACTTCAACCTTTTTTCATTTAATATACAAAAATACTTTGTTGTAAAATCATTTACAAGTTTTTTAACAGGTTTTATCATAACAATTGTTTTAACTCTATTTGGTGTAGATTATCCAGTTTTATGGGGAGTAATTGCAATGCTATTTAATTTTGTACCAGTTGTTGGTTCAATTATCGCATCAATTCCAGCTGTTTTATTAACATTTATGAATCTTGATATAAACACCACTATTTGGGTGATAGTACTTTATGTGATAATTAATATATCAATAAGTAATATTTTAGAGCCAAAACTTATGGGAAAAGAGTTAGGATTATCTCCATTAGTTATTTTCTTTTCTTTAATATTCTGGGGTTATATATTAGGTATTGTAGGTATGTTTCTAGCAGTTCCTATAACTATGACGCTTAAAATTGCATTTGATTCAAATACAAGCACTCATTGGTTGGGGATATTAATGTCAGATTTATCAAGAAAGAAATTAAAAGCACGAAAAGAGCAAAAAACTTCGGATTTAATATAA
- a CDS encoding ADP-ribosylglycohydrolase family protein, whose amino-acid sequence MYEDKIKDLVLTSLVTDAYCLGTHWIYDENQLINNDIRWEELNKPLAIWHKGKSAGDFTHYGDQTYWLYEFLKDKDSFDENEYLKFWFEKMKTYTGYIDGASRDTILNIENSVTPSGSNSHDLSIVGRIVPLLKVSKTKEEFLQNVEKFVKLTHNSKEAVKNADFFANLLLMVLEKNDIEKSIVQLKSSYDSYFQDMIQKGLDSKNSDTFKTIREFGPACDINGGFSGVIHLLCKYDNLKDMLISNLKAGGDTSARAMIASVILLANKQMSEIPKNWLNLKVKI is encoded by the coding sequence ATGTACGAAGATAAAATAAAAGATTTAGTATTAACAAGCCTTGTAACAGATGCTTATTGCTTAGGTACACATTGGATTTATGATGAAAATCAATTAATTAATAATGATATTAGATGGGAAGAATTAAATAAACCCTTGGCTATATGGCACAAAGGTAAAAGTGCAGGTGATTTCACTCATTATGGTGATCAAACTTATTGGCTATATGAGTTTTTAAAAGATAAAGATAGTTTTGATGAAAATGAGTATTTAAAGTTTTGGTTTGAAAAAATGAAAACATATACAGGTTATATTGATGGAGCAAGTAGAGATACTATTTTAAATATTGAAAATAGTGTTACACCAAGTGGTTCTAATTCACATGATTTATCAATTGTTGGCAGAATAGTTCCTTTATTAAAAGTATCAAAAACAAAAGAAGAGTTTTTACAAAATGTAGAAAAATTTGTTAAATTGACTCATAATAGTAAAGAAGCAGTAAAAAATGCTGATTTTTTTGCAAATCTTTTATTAATGGTTCTTGAAAAAAATGATATTGAAAAATCGATTGTACAGTTAAAAAGTTCATACGATTCATATTTCCAAGATATGATACAAAAAGGTCTTGATTCAAAAAATTCAGATACTTTTAAAACTATCAGAGAATTTGGTCCTGCTTGTGATATAAATGGTGGATTTAGTGGTGTTATACATCTTTTATGTAAATATGATAACTTAAAGGATATGCTTATTTCAAACTTAAAAGCAGGGGGAGATACAAGTGCAAGAGCTATGATTGCAAGTGTTATTTTACTTGCAAATAAACAAATGAGTGAAATACCAAAGAATTGGTTAAATTTAAAGGTAAAAATTTAA
- a CDS encoding TIGR04219 family outer membrane beta-barrel protein: MRKNLVLLSFSAVFALNMSADTLGFEAGAAVWGAKTSGTFEYKGDSIDLAKDLGYGDLNTNFIWASFEHSLPFIPNIKIQHTKIEDSSSKTSSITFDNIIYSGTISSSLQLNQTDFILYYGLLDNWVNLDFGINGKYIDGSVSASDNSGTTSASTKDLSYVIPMVYAKAKFDLPLSGLFVETDVSYITYADSDFYDVKGGILYETSFGLGGTVGYRAEKIKLDDVSDAYSDIEIKGAYAGLYYHF, from the coding sequence ATGAGAAAAAACTTAGTATTACTATCTTTCAGTGCTGTGTTTGCATTAAATATGAGTGCTGACACTTTAGGCTTTGAAGCAGGAGCTGCTGTTTGGGGTGCAAAAACATCTGGTACTTTTGAATATAAAGGTGACAGTATTGATTTAGCTAAAGATTTAGGTTATGGGGATTTAAATACAAATTTTATTTGGGCAAGTTTTGAACATTCACTTCCTTTTATTCCAAATATTAAAATTCAACATACAAAAATAGAAGATTCTTCTTCAAAAACATCAAGTATTACTTTTGATAATATAATTTATTCTGGAACTATATCTTCAAGTTTACAACTTAATCAAACAGATTTTATTCTTTATTATGGATTATTAGATAACTGGGTAAACCTTGATTTTGGAATTAATGGTAAATACATTGATGGTTCAGTTAGTGCTAGTGATAACAGTGGGACAACTTCTGCATCAACAAAAGATTTAAGTTATGTTATTCCAATGGTTTATGCAAAAGCTAAATTTGATTTACCTCTTAGTGGATTATTTGTTGAAACTGATGTAAGTTATATAACTTACGCAGATAGTGATTTTTATGATGTAAAAGGTGGAATACTTTATGAAACATCATTTGGTTTAGGTGGTACAGTAGGATATAGAGCTGAAAAAATAAAATTAGATGATGTAAGTGATGCGTATTCAGATATAGAAATAAAAGGTGCCTACGCAGGTTTATACTATCATTTTTAA
- a CDS encoding DUF4065 domain-containing protein, whose amino-acid sequence MSIDMTKVANVILYMLHKQVKQLNDKKVSIMLFLMDYNHQKYCGQKLFNETYIKGSRHPEPIVLSELFDIVANEEDLEEEDERIYLMQELLDYLDIEVIKKEKFIELNFIKMEEEFDESIFSKDELKTVYKIVSQYQDSSARNIANDCFKIDEVRNTPKGEIII is encoded by the coding sequence TTGAGTATAGATATGACAAAAGTAGCAAATGTAATTTTATATATGTTACACAAACAAGTAAAACAATTGAATGATAAAAAAGTATCAATAATGCTTTTTTTAATGGATTATAATCATCAGAAGTATTGTGGACAAAAACTTTTCAATGAAACTTATATAAAAGGCTCTCGTCATCCTGAACCTATAGTTTTAAGTGAATTATTTGATATTGTTGCAAATGAAGAAGATTTAGAAGAAGAGGATGAAAGAATTTATTTAATGCAAGAGTTATTAGATTATTTAGATATCGAAGTTATAAAAAAAGAAAAGTTTATTGAATTAAATTTCATTAAAATGGAAGAAGAGTTTGACGAATCGATTTTTTCTAAAGATGAACTTAAAACTGTATATAAAATTGTAAGTCAATATCAAGATTCAAGTGCTAGAAATATTGCTAATGATTGTTTTAAAATAGATGAAGTTAGAAATACACCAAAAGGTGAAATTATTATTTAA
- a CDS encoding helix-turn-helix domain-containing protein, whose translation MKKLKYLNICYDLQENNEKFYNYLSSYTSNLFKYDNDDELIELINTKEIHLVVTKYNFEILRKIRSLNNQIQIVAFLDELNHTHLLESLEIEYIKFIKSLNCANEIIDTLIHCIENIDSKKSNIIKLGNDFIYDSYNKTLFKNEQIVPLTNKENSFLYFLLRNYTKDINYDEINKEIWKNKMSPDALRSLVKEIRKKTYKDLIKNVSDIGYRVDL comes from the coding sequence ATGAAAAAATTAAAGTATTTAAATATTTGTTACGATTTACAAGAAAATAATGAAAAATTCTATAATTATTTATCTTCTTATACAAGTAACCTTTTTAAATATGACAATGATGATGAATTGATTGAGTTAATAAACACAAAAGAAATACATTTAGTTGTTACAAAATATAATTTTGAGATACTAAGAAAAATTAGATCTTTGAATAATCAAATCCAAATAGTTGCTTTTTTAGATGAATTAAATCATACACATTTATTAGAAAGTTTAGAAATTGAGTATATAAAATTTATTAAATCACTAAATTGTGCAAATGAAATAATAGATACATTGATACATTGTATAGAAAATATAGATTCTAAAAAATCTAATATTATAAAGTTAGGTAATGACTTTATTTATGATTCTTATAATAAAACACTTTTTAAAAATGAACAAATTGTTCCTTTAACAAATAAAGAAAATTCGTTTTTATATTTTTTATTAAGAAATTATACTAAAGATATAAATTATGATGAGATAAATAAAGAAATTTGGAAAAATAAAATGAGTCCTGATGCACTTAGATCTTTGGTTAAAGAAATAAGAAAAAAAACATATAAAGATTTAATAAAAAATGTTTCAGACATAGGATATAGAGTAGATTTATAA
- a CDS encoding phosphate-starvation-inducible PsiE family protein encodes MKKTIINFFSEKLYIELSIAAVLFLVALVLDMLMDFIIYMLYFIIFLEIVRAVVNYIREERVSLSLLVDAFIILALREFIVNVVKVNKENLNTFEAIFTSSVNMNLLVLSGVIVFLLFIRYLSVISSQRYLFKDRNPDN; translated from the coding sequence ATGAAAAAAACTATAATAAATTTCTTTTCAGAAAAATTGTATATTGAATTATCTATTGCAGCAGTTTTATTTCTTGTTGCACTTGTATTAGATATGTTAATGGATTTTATTATCTATATGCTTTATTTTATAATTTTTCTTGAAATTGTAAGGGCAGTTGTCAATTATATAAGAGAAGAGCGAGTTAGTTTATCATTACTTGTTGATGCATTTATCATATTAGCATTAAGAGAGTTTATTGTAAATGTTGTGAAAGTTAATAAGGAAAATTTAAATACATTTGAAGCTATTTTCACAAGTTCAGTTAATATGAATTTATTGGTTTTATCAGGGGTGATAGTGTTTTTATTATTTATTAGGTACTTATCAGTAATTTCATCTCAAAGATATTTATTTAAAGATAGAAATCCAGATAATTAA
- a CDS encoding L-lactate permease, whose protein sequence is MSLGLQAFFAVLPIVFAGILLVGLRISAKKAMPLVYIATVAVAFVVWEVSFNRVLASTIEGMLITVSVLWIIFGAILLLNTLKHSGAIIVIREGFNNISPDRRVQVIIVAWLFGSFMEGASGFGTPAAIAAPLLVAIGFPAMAAVMVGMMIQSTPVSFGAVGTPILIGVNKGLDSAGIANTLEATGSSWDVYLQIITSEVAITHAIVGTFIPLFMIVMLTRFFGENKSWSEGLSILPFAIFGGIAFTIPYALTGVFLGAEFPSLIGALIGLPIVIFAAKKGFLIPKKTWDFAPREKWPVAWVSKFEMKFDAMTAKVPMSLTKAWIPYVLVAIILVLTRVSADAKAFVTSLAFSYKDILGEGLNFSMTPLYLPGGILVFVVLITYFLHKMEFKELTAAIGESSKVMIGAGFVLVFTIPLVRILINSGINDSGFDSMPVAMANFVAHSMGDIYPLFAPLVGALGAFIAGSNTVSNMMLSQFQFGVADALGISTAFMVALQAVGAAAGNMIAIHNVVAASATVGLLDQEGETLRKTIIPTIYYCLLAGIIGLIGMYYLGLTDPLMK, encoded by the coding sequence ATGAGTTTAGGTTTACAAGCTTTTTTTGCTGTTTTACCAATAGTATTTGCTGGTATTTTATTAGTAGGTCTTAGAATTTCAGCAAAGAAAGCTATGCCATTAGTTTACATAGCAACTGTAGCTGTTGCTTTTGTTGTTTGGGAAGTATCTTTTAATAGAGTTTTAGCTTCTACGATTGAAGGAATGTTAATTACAGTTTCTGTGTTATGGATTATTTTTGGTGCTATTTTACTTTTAAATACACTTAAGCATTCAGGTGCAATTATTGTAATTAGAGAAGGATTTAATAATATAAGTCCTGATAGAAGAGTTCAAGTTATTATTGTAGCTTGGTTATTTGGATCATTTATGGAAGGTGCTTCTGGATTTGGAACACCTGCTGCTATCGCTGCTCCTTTACTTGTTGCTATTGGATTCCCTGCAATGGCTGCTGTTATGGTAGGTATGATGATTCAAAGTACACCTGTATCTTTTGGTGCAGTTGGAACTCCTATTTTAATTGGTGTTAATAAAGGATTAGATTCAGCAGGAATTGCAAATACTTTAGAAGCAACGGGTTCATCATGGGATGTTTATTTACAAATAATTACTTCAGAAGTTGCAATTACTCATGCAATTGTAGGAACATTTATTCCTTTATTTATGATTGTTATGCTTACAAGATTTTTTGGTGAAAATAAATCATGGAGTGAAGGTTTATCTATTTTACCATTTGCCATTTTTGGTGGAATTGCTTTTACTATTCCTTATGCACTAACAGGTGTGTTTTTAGGTGCTGAATTTCCATCATTAATTGGAGCTTTAATTGGACTTCCTATTGTTATATTTGCTGCAAAAAAAGGCTTTTTAATTCCTAAAAAAACTTGGGATTTTGCTCCTAGAGAAAAATGGCCTGTTGCTTGGGTTTCAAAATTTGAGATGAAATTTGATGCAATGACTGCAAAAGTTCCAATGTCTTTAACAAAAGCTTGGATTCCTTATGTTTTAGTTGCAATTATTTTGGTATTAACAAGAGTTAGTGCTGATGCAAAAGCTTTTGTTACATCTTTGGCTTTTTCATATAAAGATATTTTAGGTGAGGGATTAAATTTCTCTATGACCCCTTTATATTTACCAGGTGGGATTTTAGTTTTTGTTGTATTAATTACTTATTTCTTACATAAAATGGAATTTAAAGAGTTAACAGCAGCTATTGGAGAATCTTCAAAAGTTATGATTGGTGCGGGTTTTGTACTTGTATTTACTATTCCTCTTGTTAGAATTTTAATTAACTCAGGGATAAATGATTCTGGTTTCGATTCAATGCCTGTTGCAATGGCAAATTTTGTTGCACATAGTATGGGCGATATTTATCCATTATTTGCACCACTTGTTGGAGCTTTAGGTGCATTTATTGCAGGAAGTAATACTGTATCAAATATGATGTTATCTCAGTTTCAATTTGGTGTTGCAGATGCTTTAGGAATTTCTACTGCGTTTATGGTAGCTCTTCAAGCAGTTGGAGCAGCAGCTGGTAATATGATAGCAATTCATAATGTAGTAGCAGCAAGCGCAACGGTTGGTTTACTTGACCAAGAAGGTGAGACTTTAAGAAAAACTATTATTCCTACAATTTATTATTGTTTATTAGCAGGAATCATTGGTTTAATTGGAATGTATTATTTAGGATTAACTGATCCACTTATGAAATAA
- a CDS encoding ABC transporter ATP-binding protein encodes MNENNEKISLNYIFKLLLHNRKALIIGQILTIIAIMVSVPIPLLLPLLVDEVLLNKPDFFVNNIDKFFGSGNAIYYIVIVTIIVLFLRLVYFIFGVAITKIFTKVSKYVTFKIRERLLNHLEHVNMNEYESLGSGSISANLITDVNTLDNFIVSIASKFIASILTLIAVAIVIITINPVLGLMILFIQPIIMILSKKIAKKTGVLKQEENKAIEVFQNNINETLDLFGQIKASNKEKYFFDDSIKKAQNIQKTSNEFNYKSVAYERFSFTIFLIAFEIFRAVGLILVAYSDLSIGLMFAMFGYIWFIMTPVQDILTIQYAYASASAAINRINKILDLKCEKNGTEELNKSSEKIDISIQNLNFSYKEDKDTLKDVSFDIKSGDKVAIIGASGSGKTTIAHLISGFYSKNSGDILYNNISIDNLSRQSLRENIFLVLQMPILFNNTLKFNITMGNENISDEQIYKALKIAQLYDTVEKMSDKLETIVGKHGVRLSGGQRQRLSIARMIIANPAVVIFDESTSALDVHTEVKLFNDLEEFLKEKTVITIAHRLSTVKNAHMIYVLEDGKLVQSGNHKELEEKEGHYLEFVKNQLI; translated from the coding sequence ATGAATGAAAACAATGAAAAAATATCTTTAAACTATATATTTAAACTTCTATTACATAATAGAAAAGCGCTTATAATAGGTCAAATTCTAACTATCATTGCAATAATGGTAAGTGTTCCTATTCCTCTACTTCTACCTCTTTTAGTTGATGAAGTATTACTTAATAAACCTGATTTTTTTGTAAACAATATTGATAAGTTTTTTGGAAGTGGAAATGCAATTTACTATATTGTTATTGTTACGATTATTGTTTTATTTTTAAGATTAGTATACTTTATTTTTGGAGTAGCTATTACAAAGATATTTACTAAAGTATCAAAATATGTAACTTTTAAAATAAGAGAAAGACTTTTAAATCATCTTGAACATGTAAATATGAATGAGTATGAAAGCTTAGGTTCAGGCTCTATTTCTGCAAATTTAATAACAGATGTAAATACCTTAGATAACTTTATAGTTTCAATTGCAAGTAAATTCATAGCCTCTATTCTTACATTAATTGCAGTTGCCATTGTTATTATTACTATTAATCCTGTTTTAGGTCTTATGATATTATTTATTCAACCTATTATTATGATACTTTCTAAAAAAATTGCAAAAAAAACAGGTGTTTTAAAACAAGAAGAAAATAAAGCAATAGAAGTTTTTCAAAACAATATAAATGAAACATTAGACTTATTTGGTCAAATAAAAGCTAGTAATAAGGAGAAATATTTCTTTGATGATTCTATAAAAAAAGCGCAAAATATTCAAAAAACATCAAATGAGTTCAACTATAAAAGTGTAGCTTATGAAAGATTTTCATTTACAATCTTTTTAATTGCTTTTGAAATTTTTAGAGCAGTTGGATTAATTTTAGTAGCTTACAGTGATTTATCAATTGGTTTAATGTTTGCTATGTTTGGATATATTTGGTTTATTATGACACCTGTTCAAGATATTTTAACTATTCAATATGCCTATGCAAGTGCAAGTGCTGCAATTAATAGAATAAATAAAATATTAGATTTAAAGTGCGAAAAAAATGGAACTGAAGAACTAAATAAAAGCTCAGAAAAAATTGATATTTCTATCCAAAATCTAAACTTTTCATATAAAGAAGATAAAGATACATTAAAAGATGTTTCCTTTGATATAAAATCAGGTGACAAAGTAGCAATCATTGGAGCAAGTGGTAGTGGTAAAACAACAATAGCTCATCTTATCTCTGGATTTTATTCAAAAAACTCAGGAGACATTTTATACAACAATATAAGTATAGACAATCTTAGTAGACAAAGTTTGAGGGAAAATATATTTCTAGTATTACAAATGCCAATTTTATTTAATAACACTTTGAAATTTAATATAACTATGGGAAATGAAAATATAAGTGATGAACAAATTTATAAGGCTTTAAAAATTGCTCAACTTTATGATACCGTTGAAAAAATGAGTGATAAGTTAGAAACAATAGTTGGAAAACATGGGGTTAGATTAAGCGGTGGACAAAGACAAAGACTATCAATTGCTAGAATGATTATAGCAAATCCTGCTGTTGTTATTTTTGATGAATCAACATCTGCTTTAGATGTTCATACAGAAGTAAAACTATTTAATGATTTAGAAGAGTTCTTAAAAGAAAAGACTGTAATAACAATTGCACATAGATTAAGCACAGTTAAAAATGCTCATATGATTTATGTATTAGAAGATGGGAAATTGGTACAAAGTGGCAATCATAAAGAGTTAGAAGAAAAAGAAGGTCACTATTTAGAGTTTGTTAAAAACCAGTTAATTTGA